A genomic region of Actinomycetota bacterium contains the following coding sequences:
- a CDS encoding IS256 family transposase — protein MAKREEHASREMVTQVREEVKQREKAIMQRLMAEERELFLEEHSEDKGNGFYERSLLTSSGLIEDLRVPRTRSGEFYPALLPGRRRASIDMGDLVLLLFECGVSTRKVQQVLELYYGTYYSHASIARLASVTLEKIEVWRMRPLKRRYFSLHMDACFLSLKRGSYKKEPVYIVQGTDHEGSREILCFFLMGSEGESARAWREIFAELKERGVEHIDIVVSDDLSGIEEAVASVFPSADHQLCLVHAIRASQRKARRLDWEKVSGGLKAVYGASCRAEAEAAFGAFSEAWKKRYPHLVRYWRENLPHLLTFLSYPQQLRPHIYTTNQLERINKEVKRRCKAIEVFSSEESLLTVLYLVLKSENEKLSRRKLRGFKDLVWEEG, from the coding sequence ATGGCTAAACGTGAAGAACATGCTTCAAGGGAAATGGTCACACAGGTAAGGGAAGAGGTCAAGCAGAGAGAGAAGGCCATCATGCAGCGTCTCATGGCCGAGGAAAGAGAGCTCTTCCTGGAAGAGCACTCAGAAGACAAGGGCAATGGTTTCTACGAGCGCTCCCTGCTCACCTCAAGCGGGCTCATCGAGGACTTGAGGGTGCCCAGAACGCGCTCGGGGGAATTCTACCCAGCCCTGCTTCCGGGAAGGAGAAGGGCCTCCATAGATATGGGAGACCTTGTGCTTCTGCTCTTCGAGTGCGGTGTCAGCACCCGCAAGGTCCAGCAGGTGCTGGAGCTCTACTACGGCACCTACTACTCCCACGCCAGCATCGCCAGGCTCGCCAGCGTGACCCTGGAGAAGATCGAGGTCTGGAGGATGCGTCCCTTGAAGAGAAGGTATTTCTCCCTCCACATGGACGCCTGCTTCCTCTCCTTGAAGAGGGGATCCTACAAGAAGGAGCCCGTCTATATCGTCCAGGGCACCGACCACGAAGGCTCAAGGGAGATCCTGTGCTTCTTCCTCATGGGGAGTGAGGGGGAAAGCGCCCGCGCTTGGCGCGAGATCTTCGCCGAGCTCAAGGAGAGGGGCGTGGAGCACATAGATATCGTTGTTTCCGACGACCTTTCCGGGATAGAGGAGGCCGTGGCCTCGGTCTTCCCCTCCGCCGACCATCAGCTCTGCTTGGTACACGCCATTCGTGCCTCCCAGAGAAAGGCGAGAAGGCTGGACTGGGAGAAGGTCTCAGGTGGCCTCAAGGCCGTCTACGGGGCGAGCTGCAGGGCCGAGGCCGAAGCCGCCTTCGGCGCCTTCTCGGAGGCCTGGAAGAAGCGCTATCCGCACCTGGTGCGCTATTGGAGGGAGAACCTGCCTCACCTTCTCACCTTCCTCTCCTACCCGCAGCAACTCAGGCCCCATATATACACCACCAACCAGCTGGAGAGGATCAACAAGGAAGTGAAGAGGAGGTGTAAGGCCATCGAGGTCTTCTCGTCGGAGGAGAGCCTCTTGACCGTACTCTATCTTGTGTTGAAATCGGAGAACGAAAAGCTCTCCCGAAGGAAGCTCAGGGGTTTTAAAGATCTGGTCTGGGAGGAAGGTTGA
- a CDS encoding methyltransferase domain-containing protein, whose amino-acid sequence MARDPAVHYDRVTDAWLEFMGDNLHFGYFATPDMELAEAARAMIDRMLALCDLSGESRVLDVGCGVGAPALYIHGKYGCAVEGISTSERGVRLAAESARQKGIDKVRFTVADGMDNGFPDSSFDLVWIMEAVHPVQDKRALFRECHRVLRGGGRLVLCDLAQLGSLPFLRGLRHFLAEARANLFAPDVWGPARVLSMGSLCDLLVEAGFARIRVVNITEKVLPTLPRWRENALRFRDRATEAQAARYADAFARACTGLEKAFNEGLMGYGMIRAEKEI is encoded by the coding sequence ATGGCCCGGGATCCAGCCGTCCATTACGACCGCGTCACCGACGCGTGGCTGGAATTCATGGGGGATAACCTGCACTTCGGTTATTTCGCGACCCCGGACATGGAGCTTGCCGAGGCGGCCCGCGCCATGATCGACAGGATGCTCGCCCTGTGCGATCTTTCCGGGGAGAGCCGGGTCCTTGACGTGGGCTGCGGCGTGGGCGCACCCGCCCTCTACATCCACGGGAAGTACGGCTGCGCCGTGGAAGGCATCTCCACCAGCGAGCGGGGGGTGCGCCTTGCCGCCGAGAGCGCGCGACAGAAGGGGATCGACAAGGTGCGCTTCACGGTGGCCGACGGAATGGACAACGGTTTTCCCGACAGCTCTTTCGACCTGGTGTGGATCATGGAGGCCGTGCATCCCGTTCAGGACAAGAGGGCCCTTTTCCGCGAATGTCACAGGGTATTGAGGGGCGGCGGCCGGCTGGTGCTCTGCGACCTGGCGCAGTTGGGGTCCCTGCCTTTCCTGCGGGGGCTGCGGCACTTCCTCGCCGAGGCCAGGGCGAACCTATTCGCTCCCGACGTCTGGGGGCCCGCACGGGTGCTCAGTATGGGTTCTCTCTGCGACCTCCTGGTGGAGGCGGGCTTCGCGCGCATACGGGTGGTGAACATCACGGAGAAAGTGCTTCCCACCCTACCCCGCTGGAGAGAGAACGCCCTGCGCTTCCGGGACAGGGCGACGGAAGCGCAAGCCGCAAGGTATGCGGACGCCTTCGCCCGTGCCTGCACAGGCCTGGAGAAGGCCTTCAACGAAGGGCTGATGGGATACGGGATGATCCGGGCGGAGAAGGAAATCTGA
- a CDS encoding PD40 domain-containing protein, whose translation MAGSAAGRKASAFLSALLLFGLAAGAYATSCVRKEPAVPGDAGGGSPEAITVKSLRAIGEGAFPKWSPDGEAVAFTREREDPGDPQGITYDVYVSRPDGSGARCLTAGNPALAGTGWKGQPSWHPCGEYLVFTAENAGYPRKGTGATARPGIGRNHNVWIMTRDGSRFWRITDYPENWGVIRPSFSHDGRTLYWNEEFSMEKYPHGKPSDPDEDPRAPGLQGHPGSYWGWENVWYRQGEELGAWRVKLADISFEGGEPKISNIRAVDPPEGFTLIEGTGFIPGDGALAGSFTDLEENGGQGFWGDIYVCDLGGSLLRRLTDTPFVHDENPEFSPDGGKIAWCAAQGYPGDGEELWMMDADGGNKTRLTFFTDPEHEEYDPHARQITEATWSPDGKRVIFGHVSQEERGGIHVPSTLYLLVLD comes from the coding sequence ATGGCAGGATCCGCCGCGGGAAGGAAGGCCTCGGCTTTCCTGTCCGCCCTCCTTCTCTTCGGCCTGGCGGCCGGCGCATACGCGACGTCATGCGTAAGGAAAGAGCCCGCGGTCCCCGGCGACGCCGGGGGCGGATCACCGGAAGCGATCACGGTGAAAAGCCTGCGGGCGATAGGGGAGGGGGCGTTTCCGAAGTGGTCCCCGGACGGAGAGGCCGTCGCCTTCACCAGGGAGAGGGAGGACCCCGGCGACCCGCAGGGCATCACCTACGACGTGTACGTCAGCAGGCCGGACGGGTCGGGTGCCAGGTGCCTGACCGCCGGAAATCCCGCCCTGGCCGGTACCGGCTGGAAAGGCCAGCCCTCCTGGCACCCCTGCGGCGAGTACCTGGTCTTCACCGCCGAGAACGCGGGGTATCCCAGGAAGGGCACGGGGGCCACGGCGCGGCCGGGCATCGGACGCAATCACAATGTCTGGATAATGACCAGAGACGGCAGCCGCTTCTGGCGCATCACCGATTACCCGGAGAACTGGGGCGTCATCAGGCCCAGCTTTTCACACGACGGGAGGACGCTCTACTGGAACGAGGAATTCTCCATGGAGAAATATCCGCACGGCAAGCCCTCCGATCCCGACGAGGACCCGCGGGCGCCCGGCCTGCAGGGACATCCGGGTTCCTACTGGGGCTGGGAGAACGTGTGGTACCGGCAGGGAGAGGAGCTGGGAGCCTGGAGGGTGAAGCTGGCGGACATCTCCTTCGAGGGCGGGGAGCCGAAGATATCCAACATCCGTGCCGTGGACCCGCCCGAGGGTTTCACCCTTATCGAGGGAACGGGTTTCATCCCCGGAGACGGCGCTCTCGCCGGCAGTTTTACCGACCTGGAAGAAAATGGAGGACAGGGATTCTGGGGCGACATCTACGTATGCGACCTCGGGGGATCCTTGCTGCGCCGCCTGACGGACACGCCGTTCGTCCACGACGAAAACCCGGAGTTTTCGCCGGACGGCGGGAAGATCGCCTGGTGCGCGGCGCAGGGGTACCCGGGAGACGGCGAGGAGCTGTGGATGATGGACGCGGACGGCGGGAACAAGACGAGGCTGACCTTCTTCACGGACCCGGAGCACGAGGAATACGACCCGCATGCCCGGCAGATAACCGAGGCGACGTGGAGTCCCGACGGGAAAAGGGTGATCTTCGGCCACGTGAGCCAGGAAGAAAGGGGCGGCATACACGTGCCCTCCACCCTTTACCTGCTCGTCCTGGACTGA